The window GTCCCAGTCTCCCCACACCACGCCCAAGCCATAGTAGGAATTAGGATCCATGCCGAGCCGTTCGGTCACATCGGAAAAGGTTCCATCGCCGTTGTTGTGGTAGAGCCGGTCGCGTGCGCCCGGCAGGCCGCGTGGGCCGCACGAGACCGGGATCCCGCGATATTGGCAGAAGGCGGTGCTGCCAAACTCCGGCAAACGGTTCAAGTCCAAATCAACGTAGTTCGCCACATAGAGGTCGAGATAGCCGTCCTTATCGTAGTCCCCGAAGGCCGCGCTGGTGCCCCATCGGCCGAGGTTGCCGACTCCTGCCGAGGCGGTACGATCGGTGAAGGTTCCGTCTCCATTGTTGCGGTAGAGGACGGCGCTGCCGAAGCAGGTGACGTAAATATCCTCCCAGCCATCGTTGTCGTAGTCGCCGACGGCGACCCCCATCCCCCAGCCCCGATGGGTAAGCCCGGCGCGCGGGGTGACGTCGGCGAATGTTCCGTCGCGGTTATTATGGTAGAGCTTGCTCGTCGGACTCGTTCCTCGCTGTACATCTTTGAGGGTGGAGCCATTCACCAGAAGAATATCCATCCAGCCGTCGTTGTCGTAATCCAGGAATGCAACTCCACCACACATGGATTCCAGGATGTAGCGCTTCTCGGAACCGCCACAGGTGAGATGGAAGTCGATACCCGCTGCTCGAGTTACGTCCACGAACTGGATGGGAGAAGGGGCTATCCGCTTCGTTGCCGGCCCCGCCGTCAGGGCCGATCCGAACAAAGCTATCCATACGGTCAGTGCGAGTGGCGAATGCCTCCGGAAGCTGCCACTCCCGGCTTTCCTGGCAAGCCACCGACGACGATGCCGAAAAAGAAAAAACATTCCTCCTCACGCTCAGCGTTGGGGACGACGGCAAAGCCACCCTACCGCCCGATGAAACGGCTGTGGCGGGAAGGGCGCCTTCCAAGCCGTTCCAACCTCTTGCCCCTATCCTGCTTCCCGTCGCATGGAGATGCGAATTGCGCTCCCCTCCCCTTCCCGGCGGCCGACGGGAGCGGAACCGACAAGTTGGAACGGCACTAATGCGGTTGGTAGGCCATGCCCCCGGTTTGTTGCTGGCTCTTTTTCAACTCAGCAAACCGCGCGAATTCCTTGGTTGCCTCTGCCCTGTTCCCAAGCTTTTCAAGACCCCGTGCCAGTTGATAGTGGGCGTTGGGATCATCCGGCTTGAGTTCAATGGCGCGCCGTAACGCCTGAGTGGCACCCGGTGTGTCACCCGTAAGGAACAAGGCCTTGCCGAGGTCGTAGTGGGCCTCGGGTCTTCCTTCATCCAGCCGGATTACCTCTCGGAGCTTCGCCGCCGCGGCGGACAGTTCACCGCTTTCCAGCAACGTGTGCCCCAGGCGGTAAAGGACTTCCGGATTGTTCGGGTGCAAGGCAAGCTCTTTTCTGAACTCAGCGATGGCTTGGGCGTTCCGCCCCAGGCTTTCGTAGGCGAAGCCCAAATGATAGTGGCCCAGCGGAATCCTGGGATCGAGGCGCAAGGCGGTCTTGAATTGCTCGACCGCCGGCAAAGTCCGGTTGGTGTTCAGATAAGCACGCCCGAGCAGGAGGTGAGCCAGCGCGACCCCGGGGTTGAGTTGCAGCGCTTTTTCCAATTGCTCAGCAGCCTGCGGGTATTGACGACTGCTCAAATAGACCAGGGCCAGGTCATAATGGATTTCATAGCTCCGGGGAGCGACCTGCTCCGCCCCACGAAGCACTTCGATCGCTCGGTCCTTCTGCCCGCTTTGAAAATAGGCGAGACCCAGCCAGTGATGAAAGGTCGGCTCTTGCGGCCAGCGCCCGATAGCTTGCCGTCCGATGGCCAGCGCCTCAGAAAGCCTCTTGCTCTGGAGATAGGTCAAGAGAAGCCCGCGCCAGGCCGCCGGCTCCTCGGGTGCCAGTCGCCGGGCCTGCTCAAAGTTTTCCGCAGCGGCAGCAAAGTCGCCCGCGTCGAGAGCCAGTTGGCCCTTCTCAAGAAGCGCGGCCACGCCGGGAGATTCGGATTGAGCGAAGAGCGAAAGGCAGCTCAGAAAGATCGCCCCGAGAAGAACCGCGCTCAGCCGGCCGAACGGCCACCCGGCGCCACCAGGAGAAATGAGCCCCCCGGATGGCCGCCATCCTTCACCGAAAAAAATCTTTGCCAACGGGAATGAGAGAACGGTTGAGGCCCGCCGCGCCATGAGGAGTCGCTCGCGAATCACGGGAGCAAAAACCCATATAACACACGCTTCCATGAATCGCAACCCCGCGTCTCGAGCGCACACCTCCCGGCCAGGCAGCGCCTTCCCAAACCATTTTCCACCCGGCGAACCCTTCCGCTATAATCTGCGACTGTCAGCGGACAAACACGAATGAACCCACGGGCGAGGGAAGGGGGCGACGACGGCTCAGTTTGTCCCCGGGCGTGACGCCGCGCGCCCGGAGCAAGCCACAGTCCGGCCGACGCCAATAGCTGAGATGACAAGCCATAGAAAAAGGGCAGCCGCGAGGAGAGGCACAGCGTTAGTCGCAGGCGTGTTGTTCCTGGCCGCCCTGGGGTTTGTGTTTATCCGACGGGCGCCAATACGAGGCAATGGAGCAAGCAAGAAAGTCCTCGTGCTCGGAATCGATGGGATGGACCCGGTGCTCTTCCGCCGCTACGTCGAAGCCGGGAAGATGCCGAACTTCGCTGCGCTCGAGCAAGCGGGGAGCTTTCGCCTGTTGCGCACGAGCATTCCACCGCAAAGCCCCGTTGCCTGGTCAAACTTGATCACCGGGATGAACCCGGGCGGACACGGGATTTTTGACTTCATCCACCGCGACCCAAAGACTTTGCTTCCCGATTTTTCCATCTCCCGTGTGGAACCTTCCCGGTACACCGTCACCCTGGGCGGCTGGGTGATACCGCTGGCGGGCGGGAGCGCAACCCTGCTCCGCCAGGGGAAAGCTTTCTGGGAGTTCCTGGATGAACACGGCATTCCTGCCACCATCTTTCGGATGCCGGCAAACTTCCCTCCGGTCAAATCCAAGGCCCGAACTCTTGCCGGCATGGGGACGCCCGATATGTTGGGCACGTACGGGACCTTTGCTTTCTATACGAGCGATCCTCTCGAAAACCCCGGCAGCCGGAGCGGGGGTCGAGTTTACCCGGTCGAGGTGCAAGACCATCGGGTTTCCGCAAAGCTTTACGGGCCACCCAACACATTTCGGAAGGGCTTTCCACAGGCGGCGGTGGATTTTACGGTTTGGATCGACCCCGTCCAGCCCGTCGCTAAGGTTGTGCTCCAGGAGCACGAGATTCTGCTCCGCGAGGGGGAATGGAGCGATTGGGTGCAGGTGGAATTCACGCTGATCCCGGGGCTCGCAAGCGCAACGGGAATCTGCAAGTTTTACCTGAAGCGGCTTTACCCATACTTCCAGCTTTACGTCACGCCTATCAACATAGACCCCTCGGACCCGGCCTTGCCGATTTCCACGCCCAAGAACTACTCCCGCTTGCTCTGGAAAGAGGTGGGCTTCTTCTATACCCAGGGGATGGCGGAGGACACCAAAGCGCTCTCCGACGGGGTTCTCA of the Candidatus Acidiferrales bacterium genome contains:
- a CDS encoding tetratricopeptide repeat protein, with protein sequence MAALLEKGQLALDAGDFAAAAENFEQARRLAPEEPAAWRGLLLTYLQSKRLSEALAIGRQAIGRWPQEPTFHHWLGLAYFQSGQKDRAIEVLRGAEQVAPRSYEIHYDLALVYLSSRQYPQAAEQLEKALQLNPGVALAHLLLGRAYLNTNRTLPAVEQFKTALRLDPRIPLGHYHLGFAYESLGRNAQAIAEFRKELALHPNNPEVLYRLGHTLLESGELSAAAAKLREVIRLDEGRPEAHYDLGKALFLTGDTPGATQALRRAIELKPDDPNAHYQLARGLEKLGNRAEATKEFARFAELKKSQQQTGGMAYQPH
- a CDS encoding alkaline phosphatase family protein, whose translation is MLGIDGMDPVLFRRYVEAGKMPNFAALEQAGSFRLLRTSIPPQSPVAWSNLITGMNPGGHGIFDFIHRDPKTLLPDFSISRVEPSRYTVTLGGWVIPLAGGSATLLRQGKAFWEFLDEHGIPATIFRMPANFPPVKSKARTLAGMGTPDMLGTYGTFAFYTSDPLENPGSRSGGRVYPVEVQDHRVSAKLYGPPNTFRKGFPQAAVDFTVWIDPVQPVAKVVLQEHEILLREGEWSDWVQVEFTLIPGLASATGICKFYLKRLYPYFQLYVTPINIDPSDPALPISTPKNYSRLLWKEVGFFYTQGMAEDTKALSDGVLNDAEYLEQARMVLAEQRKAFDVELARFHAGLLFFYFSSLDQNAHMFWRAIDEHQPGYDPEVAAKYSAVLEGFYQEMDQVLAKAMAKLDGNTTLLVLSDHGFAPYYRSFNLNTWLLENGYIALKDGVARRETDPFAGVDWSRTRAYGLGLNGLYLNLRGRERYGIVQPGAEAKVLLDEISGKLLAVRDPVTGLAVITRVDKAEEAYTGPNVREAPDLVIGYNRGYRAGWGTILGQFPWEVLEDNTEPWSGDHCIDYTLVPG